A DNA window from Thalassospiraceae bacterium LMO-JJ14 contains the following coding sequences:
- a CDS encoding tetratricopeptide repeat protein encodes MNERTFEPDSPEPEVKAAYALYKRAEFVNAVTAARENMQACADKISLSLVLALSLRRLGRQNEALAVLRETLEAAPGRADIWTLQGMCQRDLGAREQAQISFRSALKADESYVRARYHLAVVTQEMGHDVEAVPLFKWYLQTDTGGRNALAWSLLGVSHRRLKQFKESVQAMERAIALNPTDIPTRNALVITHFQAGNEAECVKAAAVALEMKDAFATAQFARLDLGLELTHRDAPFDPLAREKNIISFSLWGDDPVYTHGAIVNAQIAPHIYPSWRCRFYCDDSVPAPVIEELRRLGAEIHIIRDPKIVELKPLWRFLVSDDATVERFICRDADSRLNMQEAVAVDDWIKSGRLFHVMRDHPYHMEVILAGMWGGVTRVLPNIRALAGVAMGYSRNKWNDQEFLRDVVWPLIRDHAQVHDSVFRFRGADDFPPACRLPGQIHVGGAVKSMPPWPVPAWFSSKNG; translated from the coding sequence ATGAACGAGCGCACGTTCGAACCAGACTCCCCGGAACCGGAAGTAAAAGCGGCTTATGCGCTCTATAAGCGCGCTGAATTCGTTAACGCGGTCACCGCTGCCCGGGAAAATATGCAGGCTTGTGCAGATAAAATCAGTCTGTCGCTGGTGCTGGCGCTTTCGCTCCGGCGTCTCGGCCGGCAAAACGAGGCGCTTGCGGTTTTGCGGGAAACCCTCGAGGCCGCGCCCGGACGCGCCGATATCTGGACGCTGCAGGGCATGTGCCAGCGCGATCTAGGGGCGCGCGAACAGGCGCAGATCAGCTTCCGCAGCGCGCTCAAGGCCGACGAATCCTACGTCCGCGCACGCTATCATCTGGCCGTCGTGACGCAGGAAATGGGCCACGATGTCGAGGCCGTGCCGCTGTTCAAATGGTATCTGCAGACCGACACCGGCGGGCGCAACGCGCTGGCCTGGAGTCTCCTCGGCGTTTCCCATAGACGCTTGAAACAATTCAAGGAATCGGTTCAAGCCATGGAGCGGGCGATTGCCCTCAACCCGACCGATATCCCGACCCGCAACGCGCTCGTGATCACCCATTTTCAGGCCGGCAACGAGGCCGAATGCGTCAAGGCGGCGGCGGTTGCGCTGGAGATGAAGGATGCCTTTGCGACGGCACAGTTCGCCCGCCTGGACCTGGGACTCGAGCTTACGCACCGCGATGCGCCGTTCGATCCGCTGGCGCGCGAGAAGAACATCATTTCCTTCAGCCTGTGGGGCGATGATCCGGTCTATACCCACGGCGCCATCGTCAACGCCCAGATCGCACCGCACATCTATCCAAGCTGGCGCTGCCGGTTTTATTGCGATGACAGCGTGCCTGCCCCGGTGATCGAGGAACTCCGCCGTCTCGGGGCGGAAATCCACATCATCCGCGACCCGAAGATCGTCGAATTGAAGCCGTTGTGGCGGTTCCTGGTATCCGACGACGCAACGGTCGAGCGCTTCATTTGCCGCGATGCGGATTCCCGTCTCAACATGCAGGAAGCGGTGGCCGTCGACGACTGGATCAAATCAGGCCGGCTGTTTCACGTGATGCGCGATCACCCGTATCACATGGAGGTTATTTTGGCCGGGATGTGGGGCGGTGTGACACGGGTGTTGCCGAATATCCGCGCGCTTGCCGGTGTGGCGATGGGCTACAGCCGTAACAAGTGGAACGATCAGGAATTCCTGCGGGACGTCGTCTGGCCATTGATCCGCGACCATGCTCAGGTCCATGACAGCGTGTTCCGGTTCAGAGGTGCAGACGACTTCCCGCCCGCCTGCCGACTGCCCGGACAGATCCATGTCGGGG
- a CDS encoding glutathione S-transferase family protein: MVRVLGRANSINVQKVMWIAAEIGLDVERVDVGGAFGGNDQADYLAKNPNGRVPTIEDDGFILWESNTIVRYLAEKYGSAPWKPAKIEDTFLAHQWMDFYLTTLHPDMTVLFWTLVRTPPEKRDAAAFDKALAQAAKTWAIVDAHLADNPFMTGTAPSMGDVPLGCAAYRWHNLDLARPDLPHLKRWYESLASRLAYQENVMLPLT; encoded by the coding sequence ATGGTACGTGTTTTAGGACGCGCGAATTCGATCAACGTGCAGAAGGTCATGTGGATCGCTGCCGAGATCGGACTGGATGTCGAGCGGGTCGATGTCGGTGGTGCGTTCGGTGGCAACGACCAGGCGGATTATCTGGCGAAGAACCCGAACGGCCGCGTCCCCACCATCGAGGACGACGGCTTCATCCTTTGGGAGTCCAATACCATCGTCCGTTATCTGGCGGAAAAATACGGCTCCGCCCCCTGGAAGCCGGCGAAGATCGAAGATACCTTCCTCGCCCATCAGTGGATGGATTTCTATCTGACGACCCTGCACCCGGACATGACGGTGCTGTTCTGGACGCTGGTCCGCACCCCACCCGAGAAACGCGATGCCGCCGCCTTCGACAAGGCACTGGCGCAAGCCGCGAAGACATGGGCCATCGTCGATGCGCACCTTGCCGACAATCCGTTCATGACCGGCACCGCGCCGAGCATGGGCGACGTGCCGCTCGGCTGCGCGGCGTACCGCTGGCACAATCTCGATCTCGCGCGTCCCGACCTGCCGCATCTCAAGCGCTGGTATGAAAGTCTGGCGTCACGCCTCGCCTATCAGGAAAATGTCATGCTGCCCCTCACCTGA
- a CDS encoding alpha/beta hydrolase encodes MSDKVYADFTQDQLDWQYNNRERVPEHPDVLAALMARGEKFIAKAPHAFDLAFGDTPAEAVDVYPAHESDEAAPVLIFFHGGYWFSRHKNDFRFIPAGFAPAGAMVVAVNYALIPDVDMAELVRQCRASVKWTYDNAADHGGDPERIYISGHSAGGHVTGMMFATDWDEWGVPSGAIKGGMALSGLYDLEPIRLNYMNTTLGFTEQTVADYSPKYLKPTVSAPLVCAVGGAETPEFLRHNKMLAGPWGDAGLTVEEIVAPGLNHFTILGDFSTEGCQLNTRMRELMGL; translated from the coding sequence ATGAGCGACAAGGTCTACGCCGACTTCACGCAGGACCAGCTGGACTGGCAATACAACAACCGCGAACGCGTGCCGGAACATCCCGACGTGCTCGCCGCCTTGATGGCGCGGGGCGAGAAATTCATCGCCAAAGCGCCGCACGCGTTCGACCTTGCGTTCGGCGACACCCCGGCCGAAGCCGTCGACGTCTATCCGGCGCACGAAAGCGACGAAGCGGCGCCGGTGCTGATCTTCTTTCACGGCGGCTACTGGTTTTCCCGCCACAAGAACGACTTCCGTTTCATCCCCGCCGGGTTCGCCCCCGCCGGCGCGATGGTCGTCGCCGTCAACTATGCGCTGATCCCCGACGTCGATATGGCCGAACTGGTGCGCCAGTGCCGCGCCTCGGTGAAGTGGACCTATGACAACGCCGCCGATCACGGCGGCGATCCGGAACGCATCTATATCTCCGGTCATTCCGCCGGCGGTCATGTGACCGGCATGATGTTCGCCACCGACTGGGATGAATGGGGCGTGCCGTCCGGCGCCATCAAGGGCGGCATGGCGCTGTCGGGTCTTTACGATCTGGAGCCGATCCGCCTCAATTACATGAACACGACACTCGGCTTCACCGAACAGACCGTCGCCGATTACAGCCCGAAGTATCTGAAGCCGACTGTCAGCGCGCCGCTGGTGTGCGCCGTCGGCGGTGCCGAGACGCCCGAGTTCCTGCGCCATAACAAGATGCTGGCGGGCCCGTGGGGCGACGCCGGTCTGACGGTCGAGGAAATCGTCGCACCGGGTCTCAACCACTTCACCATCCTCGGCGATTTCTCGACCGAAGGCTGTCAGCTCAATACCCGCATGCGCGAGCTGATGGGGCTCTGA
- a CDS encoding DsbA family protein, protein MPTPPIDKFSVDVFWSMRSPFCYLALDRLIEIERNFHCFINIRPVWPIAVRTPGFFKTVNPKYRRYHTQDCTRMAEYLGIPFRRPPVPDPIIQDEATMEVARDQPYIRTLTLLCAAAQVRDAGLPFLDEVMRLLWDGSTDNWHQGDHLLNAMNAAGLNGHALMADIEADPERFEAVIAENEAAQEASDHWGVPLMVYNGETFFGEDRVDILLWRMLKDGLEERA, encoded by the coding sequence ATGCCGACGCCCCCGATCGACAAATTCTCCGTCGACGTGTTCTGGTCGATGCGCAGCCCGTTTTGCTATCTCGCCCTCGACCGCCTGATCGAGATCGAACGCAATTTTCACTGCTTCATCAACATCCGCCCAGTGTGGCCGATTGCCGTGCGCACGCCCGGTTTCTTCAAAACCGTGAACCCGAAGTACCGGCGCTACCACACGCAGGATTGCACGCGTATGGCCGAATATCTGGGTATTCCGTTCCGCCGCCCGCCGGTCCCCGACCCGATCATCCAGGACGAGGCAACGATGGAGGTCGCCAGGGACCAGCCCTATATCCGCACCCTGACGCTACTGTGCGCGGCGGCGCAGGTGCGCGACGCCGGGTTGCCGTTTCTCGACGAAGTCATGCGTCTATTGTGGGATGGTTCGACCGACAACTGGCACCAGGGCGATCATCTTTTGAACGCCATGAACGCCGCCGGCCTCAACGGGCATGCGTTGATGGCGGATATCGAGGCCGATCCCGAACGCTTTGAGGCGGTCATCGCCGAGAACGAAGCCGCACAGGAAGCGTCCGATCACTGGGGCGTGCCGCTGATGGTCTATAATGGCGAAACCTTCTTCGGCGAAGATCGCGTCGATATTTTATTGTGGCGCATGCTCAAGGACGGGCTCGAAGAACGGGCCTGA
- a CDS encoding DnaJ C-terminal domain-containing protein: protein MADELYDVLGVKKTATQDEIKKAHRTRAKKHHPDLNPGDKAAEETFKKVQAAYNVLSDEEKRRRYDAGEIDAEGNETQRQFYREYADAGGDHPYASRAGYDDLDDIFADIFRAQQRQGGGKAHIRMRGGDVGYRMEVSFLEAVNGAKKRITMPDGKSLDITIPPGHRDGQILRLRGKGMPGLGGGEPGDAHVEVHVKPHPDFVRRDRDILVDLPVALNEAVLGAKMPVPTVRGTVMMTIPPGSNSGDILRLKGKGVEAHGKHAAGDQLVKLVVKLPKEPDEALKGFLEEWAKDHGYDPRKDAEG, encoded by the coding sequence GTGGCGGACGAGTTATACGATGTGCTTGGCGTCAAGAAGACCGCGACACAGGACGAGATAAAGAAGGCGCACCGCACCCGGGCGAAGAAGCATCACCCTGACCTCAACCCCGGCGACAAGGCGGCCGAGGAAACCTTCAAGAAAGTTCAGGCCGCCTACAACGTGCTGTCAGACGAAGAAAAACGCCGCCGCTACGATGCCGGCGAGATCGATGCCGAAGGCAACGAGACACAGCGCCAGTTCTACCGCGAATACGCCGATGCCGGTGGCGATCATCCATATGCATCGCGCGCCGGGTATGACGATCTGGACGACATCTTCGCCGACATCTTCCGCGCACAGCAACGCCAGGGCGGCGGAAAGGCCCACATCCGCATGCGTGGCGGCGACGTCGGATACCGGATGGAGGTATCCTTCCTCGAAGCCGTCAACGGCGCGAAAAAGCGTATCACCATGCCCGACGGCAAGTCGCTCGACATTACCATTCCGCCCGGTCACCGCGACGGTCAGATTCTCCGGCTCCGCGGCAAGGGAATGCCCGGCCTTGGCGGCGGCGAGCCCGGAGATGCGCATGTCGAGGTCCACGTCAAACCGCACCCGGACTTCGTCCGCCGTGACCGGGATATCCTTGTCGATCTGCCGGTCGCACTCAACGAGGCTGTCCTCGGTGCGAAGATGCCCGTGCCGACGGTCCGGGGCACGGTGATGATGACCATCCCGCCCGGCTCGAACAGTGGCGATATTCTGCGGCTCAAGGGCAAGGGTGTCGAGGCACATGGCAAGCATGCCGCCGGCGATCAGCTTGTGAAGCTCGTCGTCAAGCTGCCGAAAGAACCGGACGAAGCGCTCAAGGGCTTCCTTGAGGAATGGGCCAAGGACCACGGCTACGACCCACGCAAAGACGCGGAAGGATAA
- a CDS encoding chaperone modulator CbpM, which yields MMHEQEILERYMDLPRETLHIWIEQGWVKPERGREGYRFREIDVARVGLIHEFSTELELGDDAMEVILPLLDQVHGLRRQLRCLADAVSAQPDDVRRSIVEALEKSET from the coding sequence ATGATGCATGAACAGGAAATTCTCGAGCGCTACATGGACCTGCCGCGTGAAACGCTGCACATCTGGATCGAACAAGGCTGGGTCAAGCCCGAGCGTGGCCGGGAGGGTTACCGGTTCCGCGAAATCGACGTCGCCCGGGTCGGTCTGATCCATGAGTTTTCGACCGAGCTTGAACTGGGCGACGACGCAATGGAGGTGATCCTGCCGCTACTCGATCAGGTGCATGGCCTGCGCCGTCAGCTCCGCTGCCTCGCCGACGCCGTCAGCGCGCAGCCTGACGATGTGCGCCGGTCGATCGTCGAAGCTCTGGAAAAATCCGAGACGTGA